In Trichocoleus desertorum NBK24, the following are encoded in one genomic region:
- a CDS encoding alkaline phosphatase family protein, translating to MDDSAARFIFLFLDGVGLGEAQATNPLAAIAAMPFLTQLLDGPLLSDRNIQQTRLLFQPIDAILGVPGLPQSATGQTSLFTGCNAPAFMGRHLSAFANGSLRTLIESHGMFKQVLNWGGSVTHANLYSPAYFEAIAKRRRRYSVGTLLALTAGVPFRMGGGSDRQMAISWDITGEYVNQRGGNVPPLTPTTAGERLATIGSQHHLTLFECYLPDYAGHSQDKAQITQVLRLVDAFVESVVAHLQPHVNLVISSDHGNIEDLSHPHHTANPVPLIVIGPQAIAFQPVQDITGITPKIMELLQIGSNAAPSLHHVL from the coding sequence ATGGATGACTCAGCAGCGCGATTTATTTTTCTATTTTTAGATGGAGTGGGGTTGGGAGAAGCACAAGCAACTAATCCCTTGGCGGCGATCGCGGCCATGCCATTTCTAACGCAGCTTCTAGATGGGCCACTGCTGAGCGATCGCAATATTCAGCAAACGAGGCTGTTGTTTCAACCCATCGATGCCATTCTTGGAGTGCCAGGACTGCCTCAGAGTGCGACGGGGCAAACGTCACTGTTTACAGGTTGCAATGCGCCCGCTTTTATGGGACGCCACCTCAGCGCCTTTGCCAATGGCTCTTTACGAACTTTGATTGAATCCCACGGCATGTTCAAGCAGGTGCTGAATTGGGGTGGCTCTGTGACCCATGCCAATCTGTATTCCCCTGCTTATTTTGAGGCGATCGCCAAACGACGGCGACGTTATTCGGTGGGCACGCTTCTGGCTCTGACGGCTGGGGTGCCTTTTCGCATGGGGGGAGGAAGCGATCGCCAAATGGCAATTTCTTGGGATATTACGGGCGAGTATGTGAACCAGCGGGGCGGTAATGTTCCTCCCCTAACACCTACGACAGCAGGAGAAAGATTGGCTACAATTGGGAGCCAGCACCATTTAACGTTGTTTGAGTGTTATCTCCCTGATTACGCAGGCCATAGTCAGGACAAAGCCCAAATCACCCAAGTTTTGCGGTTAGTAGATGCGTTTGTTGAGAGTGTCGTGGCGCATCTACAACCTCATGTCAACCTGGTGATTAGCAGTGACCACGGCAATATTGAGGACTTATCCCATCCGCATCACACCGCAAATCCGGTGCCGCTGATTGTGATTGGCCCTCAAGCGATCGCGTTTCAGCCTGTGCAGGACATTACAGGCATTACCCCCAAAATCATGGAGTTGCTACAAATCGGCAGCAATGCGGCTCCAAGCTTGCACCACGTTTTGTAA
- a CDS encoding site-2 protease family protein, translating to MTTAASEASAIILMVLATLGILGWGFYRAKPFGKLGILAWLQSVVLMSPCLLFFGLFAAGIYLNLVGILFLIVASTGLYVLLGKQLRAAGQDTVLRERAAAMLKARQEANVGPTSHGHEPGQPGAESTLTPLETEALPIPAEDLKAIQGIFGIDTFFATETIPYQEGAIFKGNLRGDVDGVYTRLAESLQECLGDRYRLFLVENQEGKPVVIVLPSRNDPKPTTLPQKLLAVALAIATVATCLETGGILLGFDFFSAPERFREVLPIGGGILAVLAAHEIGHRVLAKRHQVRLSPPFFFPTAQLGSFGALTRFESILPNRTALFDIAFAGPAAGGLLSLLMLVTGLVLSHPGSLFQVPADFFKGSILVGTLAKVILGSALQNSLVDVHPLTVIGWLGLVVSALNLMPAGQLDGGRVVQAIYGRKTAGRATIATLVLLAIAAFANALALYWAIIILFLQRDLERPSLNELSEPDDARAGLGLLALFLMIATLLPLTPSLAGRLGIGG from the coding sequence ATGACTACTGCTGCGTCAGAAGCCTCTGCCATCATTTTAATGGTCCTAGCCACTCTAGGAATTTTGGGTTGGGGATTTTACCGAGCGAAACCTTTTGGCAAGCTGGGGATTCTGGCTTGGCTCCAGTCTGTGGTGCTGATGTCACCTTGTCTGCTGTTCTTTGGACTATTTGCCGCTGGCATTTACCTCAATTTAGTCGGCATTTTGTTTTTGATTGTGGCCTCGACTGGGCTGTATGTGCTCTTAGGAAAGCAATTGCGGGCGGCGGGCCAAGACACCGTCCTGCGAGAACGAGCCGCTGCCATGCTAAAGGCGCGTCAGGAAGCCAATGTTGGGCCTACTAGTCACGGTCATGAACCTGGGCAACCCGGAGCCGAATCTACGCTGACTCCACTAGAGACAGAAGCGTTGCCGATTCCAGCCGAAGATCTCAAGGCAATTCAAGGCATCTTCGGGATTGATACCTTCTTCGCAACTGAAACGATTCCTTATCAAGAGGGAGCCATTTTTAAGGGAAACCTGCGCGGGGATGTGGATGGCGTGTATACGCGCCTAGCTGAGAGTTTGCAGGAGTGTTTGGGCGATCGCTATCGCTTATTTTTGGTAGAAAACCAAGAGGGCAAGCCAGTCGTAATCGTGCTGCCGAGTCGCAACGATCCCAAGCCCACCACGTTACCGCAGAAACTCTTGGCTGTGGCGCTGGCGATCGCAACGGTTGCCACTTGTCTAGAAACAGGCGGCATTCTCCTAGGGTTCGATTTCTTTAGCGCTCCGGAACGCTTCCGGGAAGTTTTACCGATCGGGGGCGGAATTCTGGCAGTATTGGCAGCTCACGAAATTGGTCACAGGGTTCTAGCGAAGCGTCACCAAGTTCGGCTCAGTCCCCCGTTCTTCTTTCCAACTGCACAATTAGGCTCTTTCGGGGCTTTAACCCGATTTGAATCGATTTTGCCGAACCGTACCGCCCTCTTTGATATCGCATTTGCGGGGCCAGCCGCAGGAGGTTTGCTCTCTTTGTTGATGCTAGTCACGGGGCTGGTGTTGTCTCATCCGGGTAGTTTGTTTCAGGTGCCCGCAGACTTCTTCAAGGGTTCTATTTTGGTCGGCACGTTGGCCAAAGTCATCTTGGGATCTGCGTTGCAAAACTCGCTAGTAGATGTCCATCCCTTAACCGTGATTGGCTGGCTGGGCTTAGTGGTAAGCGCCCTAAACTTGATGCCCGCTGGACAATTGGATGGGGGTCGCGTCGTGCAAGCCATTTATGGTCGTAAAACTGCGGGTCGAGCCACGATCGCTACCTTGGTTCTTTTGGCGATCGCTGCTTTTGCCAATGCACTCGCTTTGTATTGGGCGATCATCATTTTGTTTCTCCAGCGAGATTTAGAACGACCCAGCCTGAATGAACTATCTGAGCCCGACGATGCCCGTGCAGGTCTAGGGTTGCTGGCCTTGTTTTTGATGATTGCTACGCTCTTACCCCTCACGCCTAGCTTGGCAGGTCGCTTGGGAATTGGTGGCTAA
- a CDS encoding ABC-2 family transporter protein → MKKEERRTEKGIQRYGRVLRLFWGTAIAAEMEYRLNFVLSAFTSLGNLAGSLFGLFLFYRTGYTFEGWSWWEALVVLGVFTVFQGFSSTFLGPNLNHIVQHVQQGTLDFVLLKPINSQFWLSTRTVSPWGLPDVLFGCLVIGYAGQQLGIGPSAYLLGAVPLLFGFISLYSLWFMLGATSIWFVKIYNVTEVLRGLLEAGRYPMVAYPVAYRFFFTFIVPVAFLTTIPSEALLGRVELVWLLGAGLLAVALFLASRLFWQFALRFYTSASS, encoded by the coding sequence ATGAAAAAAGAAGAGAGGAGAACGGAGAAAGGGATACAACGTTATGGGCGGGTGTTGCGGTTGTTTTGGGGGACGGCGATCGCGGCGGAGATGGAGTATCGGCTCAACTTTGTGCTGTCAGCTTTTACGAGTTTGGGGAACTTAGCGGGCAGTTTGTTTGGGCTGTTTTTGTTTTATCGGACAGGTTACACCTTTGAAGGCTGGTCTTGGTGGGAAGCCTTGGTGGTGTTGGGAGTGTTCACTGTGTTCCAGGGCTTTTCTAGTACCTTTCTCGGCCCGAACTTAAATCACATCGTGCAGCATGTGCAGCAAGGCACGCTGGATTTTGTGCTGTTGAAGCCGATTAATAGTCAATTTTGGCTCTCAACTCGTACTGTTTCTCCCTGGGGCTTGCCAGATGTGCTTTTTGGCTGCTTAGTAATTGGGTATGCGGGGCAACAACTAGGAATTGGCCCCTCGGCTTATTTACTGGGTGCCGTGCCGTTACTGTTCGGGTTTATCAGCCTCTACAGCTTATGGTTTATGTTGGGAGCCACTAGTATCTGGTTTGTCAAAATCTATAACGTCACCGAGGTTTTACGCGGCTTGTTAGAAGCGGGTCGGTATCCCATGGTGGCTTATCCGGTCGCCTATCGGTTTTTCTTCACTTTCATTGTGCCAGTGGCCTTTTTAACCACTATTCCTTCAGAAGCTTTGTTGGGTCGAGTCGAACTGGTATGGTTGCTCGGAGCAGGTCTGTTAGCTGTAGCTCTGTTCTTGGCCTCTCGCCTGTTTTGGCAGTTTGCTCTGCGCTTTTACACCAGTGCATCTAGTTAA
- a CDS encoding ATP-binding cassette domain-containing protein, with the protein MSIIVAEDLSKVYPVAVKEPGLKGTLLHFVRRNYRLVQAVQQVSFQIEAGEVVGFLGANGAGKTTTLKMLTGLIHPSSGQVRVAGQVPFRRDASFLQNITLVMGQKQQLIWDLPALDSLRINAAVYGISGKELQYRIGELAEMLSLQAKLTQPVRKLSLGERMKAELLAALLHHPQVLFLDEPTLGLDVNAQVSVRDFLREYNQRYGATVLLTSHYMADITALCKRVLVIHQGQLIYDGSLEGLSERFAPCREVKVELAQPKSKAELLSYGDIEAVDGRMVRFMVPQESLTRTVARILAELEVVDLAVTDPPIEEVIGQLFRSGAAV; encoded by the coding sequence ATGTCTATCATCGTGGCTGAAGACCTGAGCAAGGTCTATCCTGTAGCGGTCAAAGAGCCAGGGTTGAAGGGAACATTGCTTCACTTCGTGCGGCGTAACTACCGCTTAGTGCAAGCAGTGCAACAAGTTTCGTTTCAGATAGAAGCAGGTGAAGTGGTTGGTTTTTTGGGGGCTAACGGTGCGGGCAAAACTACCACGCTCAAAATGCTGACTGGGCTGATTCACCCTTCATCGGGGCAAGTGCGGGTGGCGGGGCAGGTACCCTTTCGACGCGATGCCAGCTTTCTGCAAAACATCACGCTAGTCATGGGTCAAAAGCAACAACTGATCTGGGACTTGCCTGCGCTAGATTCTCTACGGATCAATGCTGCGGTCTATGGCATTTCGGGCAAAGAACTCCAGTATCGGATTGGCGAATTGGCTGAGATGCTGTCCCTCCAAGCCAAGCTAACCCAACCTGTACGGAAGCTATCTCTCGGTGAACGGATGAAAGCGGAACTTCTGGCAGCTTTGCTTCACCATCCCCAAGTTTTGTTTTTAGACGAACCCACTTTGGGCTTGGATGTCAATGCTCAAGTGAGTGTGCGGGACTTTTTGCGGGAATATAACCAGCGCTATGGAGCCACTGTCCTGCTGACCAGTCACTACATGGCAGACATCACAGCGTTGTGTAAGCGAGTGCTAGTGATCCATCAAGGACAGTTGATCTATGACGGTAGCTTGGAGGGCTTGTCGGAACGCTTTGCCCCTTGCCGAGAAGTCAAAGTGGAATTGGCTCAGCCCAAATCTAAAGCGGAGTTGTTGAGCTACGGGGACATTGAGGCAGTAGATGGCCGCATGGTTCGCTTTATGGTGCCCCAGGAATCTTTAACCCGTACAGTGGCTCGGATTCTGGCGGAACTAGAGGTGGTAGACCTAGCAGTTACAGACCCCCCAATCGAAGAAGTGATCGGTCAGTTGTTCCGCTCAGGAGCAGCTGTATGA
- a CDS encoding ABC-2 family transporter protein → MRRAWKIAQALLSVYYAYMLEYRAELLLWALSGSLPLILMGVWIQAAQGGQLSLSPIDFVRYFLAVFIVRQITVVWVIWEFEKEVVEGKLSPKLLQPLDPVWHHVTSHVAERLARLPFVLGLIILFFLLYPQAAWIPPLSNILLFLLATAIAFALRFLIQHTFALCAFWIERASAIEQFWFLLYLFLSGLVAPLEMFPPAVRNFVLWTPFPYMIHFPASLLIGLPVNFGQGCLVMAGWSLLFLGLNRWLWRQGLKQYSGMGA, encoded by the coding sequence ATGAGGAGAGCCTGGAAAATTGCTCAAGCTTTGCTCTCGGTTTACTACGCCTATATGTTGGAGTACCGAGCGGAGTTGCTGTTGTGGGCTTTGTCGGGTTCCTTGCCTCTGATTTTGATGGGAGTTTGGATTCAAGCTGCCCAAGGCGGACAGTTGAGTTTGTCTCCTATCGATTTTGTGCGCTATTTTTTGGCCGTCTTTATCGTGCGACAGATTACGGTCGTTTGGGTAATTTGGGAATTTGAGAAAGAGGTGGTGGAAGGCAAGCTATCACCGAAACTCTTGCAGCCGCTTGATCCGGTTTGGCATCACGTCACTTCTCATGTGGCAGAACGATTGGCACGTCTGCCCTTTGTGTTAGGGCTAATTATTCTGTTTTTCCTGCTATATCCACAAGCAGCCTGGATTCCGCCTCTGAGCAATATTTTGTTGTTTTTGTTAGCAACTGCGATCGCCTTTGCCCTGCGTTTTTTGATCCAACATACCTTTGCCCTCTGCGCCTTTTGGATCGAGCGGGCCAGTGCGATCGAGCAGTTCTGGTTTTTGCTTTATCTTTTCTTATCTGGTTTAGTGGCACCACTAGAGATGTTTCCACCCGCAGTTCGCAACTTTGTCTTGTGGACTCCGTTTCCTTACATGATCCATTTTCCCGCTAGCTTGCTCATAGGTTTACCTGTTAATTTCGGCCAAGGATGTCTGGTCATGGCAGGTTGGAGCTTGCTGTTTTTGGGGCTAAATCGTTGGCTCTGGAGACAAGGGCTGAAGCAGTATTCGGGGATGGGAGCGTGA
- a CDS encoding PIN domain-containing protein produces the protein MAAPHPILVILDFNALEVGKTREWQEFSRVGECFIPQVVFDEIRYLHDRAPEASLEQTAREFIRFFPDSGWNMTAISATHASLKPASGESFSKKARLSLAVAQAAYGLSRNHPGSLVVLVTTDQSLLQRVQGVEAPNLCGITAAALRQWCRTERQPLAVTQQLRQMATTPVVGAGKVGAGNVSTSLNKSATATTPKSRSHNVVRMSPNPSQRQPTFSNAPGAIAQLFSTLLMLGALVLAGSTAWYLLQPAGFNQFLQKAGLPTLPNQITPPKK, from the coding sequence ATGGCCGCACCACATCCGATTTTAGTAATTTTAGACTTCAATGCTCTGGAAGTCGGAAAAACTAGAGAGTGGCAGGAATTCTCGCGGGTAGGCGAGTGTTTTATTCCACAAGTGGTTTTTGACGAAATCCGTTATCTCCATGACCGAGCACCAGAGGCAAGCTTGGAGCAAACGGCTAGAGAGTTTATCCGCTTCTTTCCAGATAGTGGTTGGAATATGACCGCTATCAGTGCTACCCATGCTTCTCTCAAACCTGCTAGTGGTGAGTCTTTTAGCAAAAAGGCTAGGCTGTCTCTAGCGGTAGCCCAAGCAGCTTATGGTTTGTCTCGCAACCATCCTGGTTCCTTGGTCGTTTTAGTAACCACTGACCAGTCTTTGTTGCAACGGGTGCAGGGAGTAGAAGCTCCTAATCTTTGTGGCATTACAGCGGCAGCTCTGCGACAATGGTGCCGAACCGAACGACAACCTTTGGCAGTGACTCAGCAGTTGCGCCAAATGGCGACGACCCCGGTGGTAGGTGCAGGCAAAGTGGGTGCAGGCAACGTCAGCACTTCCTTGAACAAGTCTGCGACTGCTACGACTCCCAAATCGCGATCGCATAACGTAGTCAGAATGAGCCCAAACCCATCTCAACGTCAACCTACTTTCTCGAATGCACCCGGCGCGATCGCCCAGTTGTTCTCTACCCTGTTAATGCTAGGAGCACTGGTTCTAGCCGGATCAACCGCTTGGTATCTCCTCCAACCCGCAGGCTTTAATCAGTTTTTGCAGAAAGCAGGGTTGCCCACTCTGCCTAATCAGATCACTCCTCCTAAGAAATAG
- a CDS encoding DUF3110 domain-containing protein has protein sequence MRVFVLLFNARTENEGIHTIQIQDPERGERNVVLMFESEDDATRFGLLLEAQDFPTPMVEAFELEEIEEFCRGADYDCNLVPEDTLAMPPESNVDQTDWQEEGAEPPVLEAPDSEIERIRRRLEGLL, from the coding sequence ATGCGTGTGTTCGTTCTACTTTTTAATGCCCGGACGGAAAACGAAGGAATTCACACGATTCAAATCCAAGACCCGGAGCGGGGTGAACGGAATGTGGTTCTGATGTTTGAATCGGAAGATGATGCCACTCGATTTGGCTTGTTATTGGAAGCCCAAGACTTTCCAACTCCAATGGTGGAGGCATTTGAACTAGAAGAGATTGAAGAATTTTGCCGAGGGGCTGATTACGACTGTAATTTAGTGCCAGAAGACACCTTGGCAATGCCACCAGAATCTAATGTGGATCAAACCGATTGGCAAGAAGAAGGGGCAGAACCCCCGGTTCTAGAAGCTCCAGATTCGGAGATTGAGCGCATTCGTCGTCGTTTGGAAGGACTTCTGTAA
- the murQ gene encoding N-acetylmuramic acid 6-phosphate etherase, which yields MSQDSHPASAVNGEQLPHHFPDERGYLLTEQVNPNSQNLDQLSALELVELFNREDAQTIAAIAAARQELALAIERTAVALRQGGRLFYIGAGTSGRLGVLDAAECPPTFCTPPELVQGIIAGGAGALVRSSEDLEDRAEDGAEAIAHRHITELDVVVGITAGGTTPYVHGALQAARQRGATTIFMACVPAEQVPVKADIDIRLIVGPEVLAGSTRLKSGTVTKLALNILSTGVMVQLGKVYGNRMIDVSVTNKKLHDRALRTLQDLTDLNREEAGWLLERSGRSVKLALLMYWTGLSREEGDRLLAEHQGNLRQAVLGYQQSLNS from the coding sequence ATGTCTCAAGACTCCCACCCCGCCAGTGCTGTTAACGGTGAACAGCTCCCCCATCATTTCCCCGATGAACGCGGCTACTTGTTAACGGAGCAAGTGAACCCCAATAGCCAAAATCTGGATCAACTCAGTGCTCTAGAGTTGGTGGAGTTGTTTAACCGCGAAGATGCCCAAACGATTGCGGCGATCGCGGCAGCTCGGCAAGAACTAGCCCTAGCGATCGAGCGGACGGCTGTGGCACTGCGGCAAGGGGGGCGGCTGTTTTACATCGGTGCAGGTACCAGTGGCCGTCTAGGAGTCTTGGATGCGGCTGAATGTCCTCCCACTTTTTGCACACCACCCGAGTTGGTGCAAGGCATCATTGCGGGTGGAGCGGGGGCTTTGGTGCGGAGTTCGGAAGATTTAGAAGACCGGGCTGAAGATGGAGCAGAGGCGATCGCCCATCGTCATATCACCGAACTAGATGTGGTAGTAGGAATTACAGCGGGGGGCACGACACCCTACGTTCACGGAGCTTTACAAGCGGCTCGGCAACGGGGAGCGACGACGATTTTTATGGCTTGTGTGCCAGCGGAGCAAGTCCCCGTCAAAGCAGACATTGACATTCGCTTGATCGTGGGGCCAGAAGTATTAGCAGGCTCGACTCGCCTCAAGTCTGGTACGGTTACCAAGCTAGCGCTCAATATTTTGTCTACTGGGGTGATGGTGCAACTGGGCAAGGTCTACGGCAATCGTATGATCGATGTTTCTGTCACTAACAAAAAGCTGCACGATCGCGCTTTGCGAACTCTCCAAGACCTAACCGATCTCAACCGGGAAGAAGCAGGCTGGTTGCTAGAGCGCAGCGGTCGCTCGGTGAAGTTGGCGTTGTTGATGTATTGGACGGGTTTATCGCGAGAAGAAGGCGATCGCCTTTTAGCCGAACACCAAGGCAACTTGCGGCAAGCGGTGTTGGGTTATCAGCAATCTCTCAACTCGTAA